The Niastella koreensis GR20-10 genome includes a window with the following:
- the queA gene encoding tRNA preQ1(34) S-adenosylmethionine ribosyltransferase-isomerase QueA, which yields MKLSQFRFDLPLNLIAQHPTKKREDARLMVVHRSTGQIENKHFRDIMDYFDDKDVFVVNNTKVFPARMYGRKEKTGAKIEVFLLRELNKPNRLWDVIVDPARKIRVGNKLYFGENDELIAEVIDNTTSRGRTIRFLWDGTDEEFRNMLEFLGETPLPKYIKRKPEAEDKERYQTVYAKHEGAVAAPTAGLHFSIELIKRLEIKGIRFAEVTLHTGLGTFRPIEVEDLSKHKMDAEYYKIDDLSCKVVNKAIEGKHRICSVGTTTMRAIESSYTAEKLLKPSEGWTNIFIHPPYQFNIADSLVTNLHLPKTSLLIMVCAFAGYDLAMEAYRKAIKDKYRFFSYGDAMLVI from the coding sequence ATGAAACTTTCACAGTTCCGGTTCGATTTACCACTTAACCTTATTGCCCAACACCCTACAAAGAAGCGTGAAGATGCCCGTTTAATGGTTGTGCATCGCAGTACTGGCCAGATTGAGAATAAACACTTTCGCGATATCATGGATTATTTTGATGACAAGGACGTGTTCGTAGTAAATAATACCAAGGTATTCCCGGCGCGGATGTATGGAAGGAAAGAAAAGACGGGAGCGAAAATTGAGGTGTTCCTGTTACGTGAATTAAATAAACCAAACCGGCTGTGGGATGTAATTGTGGACCCTGCCCGTAAGATCCGCGTTGGTAATAAATTATATTTTGGTGAGAACGATGAGCTGATCGCTGAAGTAATTGATAACACCACTTCACGTGGAAGAACCATCCGCTTTTTGTGGGATGGTACCGATGAAGAGTTCCGCAACATGCTCGAATTCCTGGGTGAAACACCGTTGCCCAAATACATCAAACGTAAACCTGAGGCTGAAGATAAAGAGCGCTATCAAACCGTATATGCAAAACACGAAGGAGCTGTTGCAGCGCCTACTGCTGGTTTGCACTTCAGCATCGAGCTTATAAAAAGACTGGAAATTAAGGGCATTCGCTTTGCCGAAGTAACCCTGCACACCGGTTTGGGAACCTTCCGTCCTATTGAAGTGGAAGACCTCAGCAAACACAAAATGGATGCCGAGTACTACAAGATCGATGACCTCAGCTGCAAAGTAGTGAACAAAGCTATCGAAGGCAAACACCGCATTTGTTCTGTTGGTACTACCACCATGCGGGCCATTGAAAGCTCTTACACTGCTGAAAAACTGTTGAAACCATCTGAAGGCTGGACGAATATTTTCATTCACCCGCCTTACCAGTTCAACATTGCCGATTCACTGGTAACCAATCTGCACCTGCCTAAAACCAGTCTGCTGATAATGGTGTGCGCATTTGCCGGTTACGACCTGGCGATGGAAGCCTACAGAAAAGCCATCAAGGATAAATACCGCTTCTTCAGTTATGGAGATGCGATGTTGGTTATCTAA